The following proteins are encoded in a genomic region of Microcoleus sp. FACHB-68:
- a CDS encoding potassium channel family protein — MNNLNTSEKEAFKQERREVLEQLEDWLETPMLILGFVWLVLLVIELIWGLNRLLEVISNVIWIVFILDFAMRFSLAPNKLAYVRSHWLTAISLVLPALRVFRIVRVLRLVRASRGLRLVRVVSSLNRGMRALSGSMNRRGFGYVVLLTLVVTLVGSAGMYALESNLPDGQGLQDYGEALWWTAMLMTTLGSEYWPKTPEGRVLCFILALYAFAVFGYITATIATFFVGRDAENEEGELAGAKSIQALHAEIAALRADIALSRQNPLG; from the coding sequence ATGAACAACTTGAATACATCCGAAAAAGAAGCGTTCAAGCAAGAACGGCGCGAGGTTCTGGAACAGTTAGAAGACTGGCTGGAAACACCCATGCTAATCCTTGGCTTTGTGTGGCTGGTGCTGTTAGTTATTGAGCTGATCTGGGGTCTAAATCGCCTGCTTGAAGTCATCAGCAACGTTATCTGGATCGTCTTCATCTTGGACTTTGCCATGAGATTTAGCCTCGCCCCCAATAAACTCGCCTATGTGCGAAGCCACTGGCTAACAGCGATTTCTCTAGTGCTGCCGGCGTTGCGCGTTTTCCGAATCGTGCGCGTTCTCCGCTTGGTACGGGCTAGCCGGGGGCTGCGGTTGGTGCGTGTGGTGAGTTCGCTTAACCGGGGAATGCGTGCCCTCAGCGGCAGTATGAACCGGCGCGGGTTCGGCTATGTTGTCCTACTGACTCTGGTTGTGACACTGGTGGGGTCAGCAGGAATGTACGCACTTGAAAGCAATCTTCCTGATGGACAAGGCTTGCAAGACTATGGTGAAGCGCTGTGGTGGACGGCAATGCTGATGACCACGCTAGGTTCGGAATACTGGCCAAAAACGCCAGAAGGTCGCGTGCTCTGCTTTATCTTGGCGCTGTATGCTTTTGCCGTGTTTGGCTATATCACGGCAACGATTGCCACATTTTTTGTAGGGCGTGATGCGGAAAACGAGGAGGGAGAGTTAGCGGGGGCTAAATCGATTCAGGCGCTTCATGCTGAGATTGCCGCCTTACGTGCTGATATCGCACTTTCCCGCCAGAACCCTCTAGGATGA
- a CDS encoding D-alanyl-D-alanine carboxypeptidase, with product MAVKVFLSILSKSQETMLKIGSLTAVLSVGILALVAGCSPSNPSGAASVSVQSDATQPLGNNAGSAENTGSQPISLTQPVNKALSPDNPDSVTDKKIEEYVNKLAAQGFSKEKQGVWIEANKVLLANHQGTVPLPAASVTKAATTLAVLQTFGPEHQFVTLIGATGPIENGVLKGDLVIQGGEDPFFVWEEAIALGNTLNQMGIKRVTGNLVIAGNFYMNFEPKPQTSGTFLKQGLNSQDWPAEAEDQYLTLPQGTPRPEVAIDGSVQVISSPPESFKPLVRHLSFPVAELLKKMNMYSNNLMAEMLADSAGGAKAVAQKAAEAAGVPAEEIQLINGSGLGEENRISPRAAVGMFQAIERYLQPYQMTIADVFAIAGKDLGVLEARKIPAYTVLKTGTLNRVSSLAGAMPTQKLGSVWVAIMNGGENQDEFRAQQEVLLNRLLIDWGAVQSPPAELTPNPSKTSKTSSNEIVK from the coding sequence ATGGCTGTTAAAGTTTTTCTTTCTATTTTGTCTAAATCCCAAGAAACAATGCTAAAAATCGGATCTTTGACGGCGGTTTTGTCTGTAGGAATCTTAGCGCTTGTAGCTGGATGTTCTCCTTCTAATCCATCCGGCGCGGCTTCAGTCTCAGTTCAGTCTGACGCTACTCAACCGTTAGGAAATAACGCAGGAAGTGCAGAGAATACTGGGTCACAGCCGATAAGTCTTACACAACCTGTCAATAAGGCTTTATCACCAGATAATCCAGACTCTGTTACAGACAAAAAAATTGAGGAATATGTCAATAAACTCGCTGCTCAAGGATTTTCTAAAGAAAAGCAAGGCGTGTGGATTGAAGCAAACAAAGTGCTTTTAGCGAATCATCAAGGCACCGTTCCTTTACCGGCAGCTTCAGTTACAAAGGCGGCAACAACCCTAGCTGTGCTGCAAACTTTCGGCCCAGAGCATCAATTTGTAACGCTGATTGGCGCAACCGGCCCGATTGAAAATGGGGTATTAAAAGGCGATCTGGTCATTCAAGGAGGAGAAGATCCTTTCTTTGTTTGGGAAGAAGCAATTGCTTTAGGTAATACCTTAAATCAGATGGGTATTAAGCGAGTGACCGGCAATTTGGTGATCGCCGGCAATTTTTACATGAACTTTGAGCCAAAACCGCAGACATCTGGGACTTTTCTCAAACAAGGCTTGAATTCTCAAGATTGGCCGGCGGAAGCGGAAGATCAATATTTAACGTTACCTCAAGGAACCCCCCGACCTGAAGTTGCAATTGATGGTTCAGTGCAAGTTATCTCTTCTCCTCCTGAGTCATTCAAGCCTTTAGTGCGGCATCTTTCTTTTCCAGTTGCAGAACTGCTGAAAAAGATGAATATGTACAGTAACAACTTGATGGCTGAAATGTTAGCAGATTCTGCCGGCGGTGCAAAAGCCGTTGCCCAAAAAGCAGCGGAAGCAGCCGGAGTGCCGGCGGAAGAAATTCAACTAATCAATGGTTCTGGATTGGGTGAAGAAAATCGAATTTCTCCTCGCGCAGCCGTGGGAATGTTTCAGGCAATTGAGCGGTATTTGCAGCCTTATCAGATGACCATTGCCGATGTATTTGCGATTGCCGGTAAAGATTTAGGCGTCTTAGAAGCTCGCAAAATTCCTGCCTATACTGTTCTGAAAACCGGCACCTTAAATCGGGTGAGTTCTTTAGCCGGTGCCATGCCCACTCAAAAGCTCGGTTCTGTCTGGGTTGCGATTATGAATGGCGGAGAAAATCAGGATGAATTTCGCGCTCAACAAGAAGTGCTTCTCAATCGTTTGTTAATTGATTGGGGTGCGGTTCAATCACCCCCAGCGGAGTTAACTCCCAACCCCAGTAAAACCAGCAAAACTTCGAGTAATGAAATTGTGAAGTAG
- a CDS encoding DUF393 domain-containing protein, whose protein sequence is MPPSKTDFPESVEVTTQTQSSSPSWQIELLYDGQCPLCLREVNFLQRRDAGRGLVAFVDIADDDYTPEAHGGVDFETAMGRIHAVLPDGTVIKNVEVFRRVYEILGMGWIYAVTKLPVIGAIVDKLYEIWADYRLSLTGRPNLATIVSNRQKRIECETQGRCRLNDNG, encoded by the coding sequence ATGCCTCCGTCTAAGACTGACTTCCCCGAATCCGTTGAAGTGACGACTCAAACCCAGTCCAGTTCGCCATCATGGCAGATTGAACTACTCTACGACGGTCAATGTCCTTTGTGTTTGCGAGAGGTGAATTTCTTGCAGAGACGGGATGCCGGTCGAGGTTTGGTGGCGTTTGTGGACATTGCTGACGATGACTACACCCCAGAAGCGCATGGCGGGGTTGATTTTGAAACAGCAATGGGGCGAATCCATGCGGTGCTTCCTGACGGGACGGTTATTAAGAATGTGGAAGTCTTCCGCCGCGTCTATGAAATCCTGGGAATGGGTTGGATTTATGCCGTTACCAAGTTGCCGGTGATTGGGGCAATTGTTGATAAGTTATATGAAATTTGGGCAGATTACCGGCTGAGTCTGACTGGGCGACCAAATTTAGCAACAATTGTTAGCAATCGCCAGAAGCGAATTGAGTGCGAGACACAAGGGCGTTGCCGGCTCAATGATAATGGTTAA
- a CDS encoding translation initiation factor: MVDGFLRLMKDALGNGDQQSDQDGSYDDRQVRPASEDPYGDPADYGNYDNVIPASQDPYGDPADQYGGQFGNVIPASQDPYGDPADQYGGQYGNVIPASQDPYGDPADSGYVDDGFGNVLPASQDPYGDPADQEGRW, from the coding sequence ATGGTAGATGGATTTTTGCGATTGATGAAGGATGCCCTCGGCAATGGCGATCAGCAATCTGATCAAGATGGCTCTTACGACGATCGGCAGGTACGTCCAGCCAGTGAAGATCCTTATGGTGATCCGGCTGATTACGGAAACTATGACAACGTCATCCCCGCCAGCCAAGATCCTTATGGCGATCCAGCGGATCAATACGGCGGCCAATTCGGTAACGTGATCCCGGCTAGCCAAGATCCTTATGGCGATCCAGCGGATCAATACGGCGGCCAATATGGGAACGTGATCCCAGCCAGCCAAGATCCTTATGGCGACCCAGCGGATAGCGGCTATGTTGACGATGGATTCGGTAACGTGCTCCCAGCTAGCCAAGATCCTTACGGCGACCCCGCTGATCAGGAAGGCCGCTGGTAA
- a CDS encoding tetratricopeptide repeat protein: MTQTAETLFTEGIDRYKAGEGPDTLIPVFKDICERAPKNSPAWTCLAWLYLLDNKAAQAFKAAQKSVKLNPHDAQSRVNLAIAMLESKQKGVRQHIDMAQQLIMVSSELRDEVKDNLEEGLSRKADWDSLKRVKAWLFEG; the protein is encoded by the coding sequence ATGACTCAAACTGCTGAAACGCTTTTTACTGAAGGAATAGACCGCTATAAAGCCGGTGAAGGCCCAGATACGCTGATTCCAGTTTTTAAAGATATTTGCGAACGCGCCCCTAAAAATAGCCCCGCTTGGACGTGCTTGGCGTGGCTTTATCTGTTGGATAATAAGGCCGCTCAAGCTTTTAAGGCTGCTCAGAAGTCTGTCAAGTTAAATCCGCATGACGCTCAATCTAGAGTCAATCTCGCGATTGCAATGCTTGAAAGTAAGCAAAAAGGCGTGCGGCAGCACATCGACATGGCGCAGCAATTAATCATGGTTTCTTCAGAATTGCGGGATGAAGTTAAAGACAATCTTGAAGAAGGATTAAGTAGAAAAGCGGATTGGGATAGCTTGAAGCGCGTCAAAGCGTGGCTATTTGAGGGTTAG
- a CDS encoding DEAD/DEAH box helicase: MHDPINAFNTISDNFLLYIKTAFGTQFPELERERERLLRQPGAFHQEPWIEPMPRYQRSGKTIYDLDISNVPGLDESALQDFKQLASCGLVGNYELYSHQIQMLRQALAGQNAVVTAGTGSGKTESFMLPLFAYLAQESRNWTAPKSEPAYLNNWWENKDWQNECSPLVKTKGSFKKSYRVPQRSHENRDAAVRALILYPMNALVEDQLTRLRRALDSEAAREWFQNNRKGNRVYFGRYNGVTPVPGHEYTENRKPNSEKIKELLEAIQKIEESAHRASEHASQTGDNDVRFFFPRLDGSEMRCRWDMKDAPPDILITNYSMLSIMLMRDIDRDIFEQTKQWLNKDGSVFHLIVDELHLYRGTSGTEVAYLLRLLLQRLGLHPGHPKLRILASSASLEPHDPESLKFLLQFFGIEWDSQQIIPGHLEPIPPIEGQEFLEAQPFISLASAPEINNIETLSETPAYNACRQIVASENATVGARMVNACTVDDKIRAVSLADFGQKMFGNDLTNENLKLAVRGLLVARGLSDQTSLPSFRLHWFFRNIEGLWACTKPNHGCQENEISENRPVGKLFVENPPILCDNYRVLEVLYCEQCKTVFLGGNRLTRQNNGGWELLPTEPDIEGIPDRQAGKFLARRTYKEFAVFWPSRQSDIDEYAKGWGQSKKAESGCWKKAWLDTRSGIVSLGDPHSSDDLTVKGYIFYRPNLLPEEQEKVKALPAVCACCGADYSKRLYQKSPIRGFRTGFSKVSQLLSKELFYQLPEDAESRKLVVFSDSREDAASISNGIERSHYDDLIREALFDELGQLAIGKPHLLEDIQQYGQPARSESMFFVQRHPNIVSELEEKLELANSTWPAELSPVVVKNLQEDRDNAQKVLNEIQQIGNTRTVPLRILFEGDNQEPGLLMQRLKVLGVNPAGNDVDYQEFNYDSNWHHWTTLFDFSSDTAGWKSDLSSGAEERRENKLRSKVKSEVCDTVFSRLYFGMEASGLGYIRLNLPQNQSEHLATKCGLSISIFESICDSCLRILGELYRYPQEPQDYPLDDWKDWGDARSKFRKYIKECAKACGISEQELQQALKSAICECGQHHHFKLNPRHLSVRVAVSDDPVWQCDSCQRPHLHSAGGICTNCLANLSAEPNKICADLYDRNYFATQAVNKRQPLRLHCEELTGQTDDQAERQRHFRNIIVNFGEQKRDFIPAVDIIDILSVTTTMEVGIDIGSLMAVVMANMPPMRFNYQQRAGRGGRRGQAFAIVLTLCRGRSHDEFYYRHPEKITGDPPPVPFLSMSQVEIVQRLLAKECLRRAFKDASVTCWEVEKKPDSHGEFGTLKKWKETEERREQVRNWLEQSKEVTEIINSLLVGVEGIDRNKLEEYARQDLFKKIDECANNLELTGDGLAERLAEGGVLPMYGMPSRVRDLYHHDPSRKQKVPTIDRDLDLAVSEFSPGSEKTKDKRIYTAIGFTASLIPDTKNGLVPAGEPLSDRQWMLRCQRCQHTDTSKTTFEDTICPKCAATEEEGFRVFQWAVPLAFRTSLNPGADAKDEYDALITGAASVAESQPQDFELVNKTNTQTAFSESGRVFRVNDNRGQLFKGAIGKATFGSGDKLLPDQWIDERFQNKNNVKFKQQGESEQIAIVAPKTTGVLRIKPAAVPDGLCLDPIARGSAVKAAFYSAAFMVRAVAAQELDIDPEELDVSGLRQAELEDTGEKVGEIVISDRLANGSGFTYWLDKHWEDILLDKILNSQNSFAEAIMSPEHRQKCDSSCYDCLQQYRNMNYHGLLDWRLGLSLLRVLANSDFRCGLDNDFSTPDLENWVQTATKLRDTFCASFSHCSPEQFGILPGLVVGEKRVIIVHPLWNQNNSISLLADAIATVEASTQIRYLDSFNLLRRPSWCYQSLGN, encoded by the coding sequence ATGCACGACCCAATTAACGCCTTTAACACCATCAGCGACAACTTCCTACTGTACATAAAAACCGCTTTCGGAACTCAATTTCCCGAACTAGAACGAGAACGCGAAAGACTGCTGCGCCAACCCGGTGCATTCCATCAAGAACCCTGGATTGAACCGATGCCCCGCTATCAAAGATCGGGTAAAACTATCTATGATTTAGATATTTCCAATGTGCCGGGATTAGATGAATCAGCCCTTCAAGATTTTAAACAGCTTGCCTCCTGCGGACTTGTAGGCAATTACGAACTGTACAGCCACCAAATCCAAATGCTGCGGCAGGCATTAGCGGGTCAAAATGCTGTAGTAACGGCGGGTACTGGTTCAGGAAAAACTGAATCTTTTATGTTACCGCTATTTGCTTACCTTGCCCAAGAATCGAGGAATTGGACTGCTCCTAAATCAGAACCAGCCTACCTCAATAACTGGTGGGAAAATAAAGATTGGCAGAATGAATGCAGCCCATTGGTGAAGACAAAAGGCAGTTTTAAGAAATCTTATCGCGTCCCTCAGAGAAGTCACGAAAACCGGGATGCTGCTGTTCGTGCCCTGATTTTATATCCCATGAATGCCTTAGTTGAAGACCAACTTACCAGGCTGCGTCGCGCTTTAGATTCTGAAGCGGCGCGAGAGTGGTTTCAAAATAATAGAAAAGGCAACCGAGTTTATTTTGGAAGATACAACGGTGTTACACCCGTACCGGGGCATGAATACACAGAAAATCGTAAACCTAATAGCGAAAAAATAAAAGAACTGCTGGAAGCCATACAAAAAATCGAGGAATCAGCCCACCGAGCTAGTGAACACGCAAGTCAAACTGGCGATAATGATGTGAGGTTCTTTTTCCCGCGTTTAGATGGGTCAGAAATGCGCTGTCGCTGGGACATGAAAGATGCCCCGCCAGATATTTTAATTACTAACTATTCTATGCTCAGTATCATGCTGATGCGCGATATCGATCGAGATATTTTTGAACAAACGAAGCAATGGTTAAACAAAGATGGCAGCGTCTTTCATTTAATTGTTGACGAATTGCACTTATATCGTGGTACTTCGGGGACTGAAGTCGCTTATTTGCTGCGACTGTTGCTACAACGCTTGGGGCTGCATCCAGGTCATCCAAAATTGCGGATTCTTGCCTCTAGCGCATCTCTGGAACCACACGACCCAGAAAGCTTAAAATTCCTGCTTCAATTCTTCGGTATCGAATGGGATTCCCAACAGATTATACCCGGTCATTTAGAACCAATTCCACCAATTGAGGGTCAAGAATTTCTGGAAGCCCAACCGTTCATCTCCTTGGCATCAGCACCAGAAATAAACAATATAGAAACGTTGTCGGAAACGCCTGCATACAATGCTTGTCGCCAAATAGTGGCATCTGAAAATGCGACTGTTGGCGCTAGAATGGTCAATGCTTGTACAGTTGATGACAAAATTCGTGCCGTATCGCTCGCTGATTTTGGTCAAAAAATGTTCGGCAATGACTTAACAAATGAAAATCTCAAACTGGCAGTAAGAGGATTGCTTGTCGCTCGCGGTTTGTCCGACCAAACATCCTTGCCATCCTTCAGGCTGCACTGGTTTTTCAGGAATATCGAGGGGCTTTGGGCTTGCACTAAACCAAATCACGGGTGTCAGGAAAACGAAATCAGTGAAAACAGACCAGTAGGAAAACTATTTGTAGAAAATCCTCCCATACTTTGCGATAATTACCGAGTTTTAGAAGTTCTTTATTGCGAACAGTGCAAAACTGTATTTCTTGGGGGAAACAGGCTAACCAGACAGAATAATGGCGGATGGGAACTTTTGCCTACAGAACCAGATATTGAGGGGATTCCTGATAGACAAGCTGGAAAATTTCTCGCTCGGAGGACGTACAAAGAATTTGCTGTATTTTGGCCGTCCAGACAGAGCGATATTGATGAATATGCGAAGGGTTGGGGACAGTCTAAAAAAGCAGAGTCAGGTTGCTGGAAGAAGGCATGGCTAGATACTCGCAGCGGTATAGTTAGTTTAGGCGACCCTCATTCCTCTGATGACTTAACAGTAAAAGGCTATATTTTTTATCGACCGAACCTGTTACCAGAGGAACAGGAAAAAGTTAAAGCTTTGCCTGCGGTTTGTGCTTGCTGCGGTGCTGACTACAGCAAGCGACTGTATCAAAAATCTCCAATCCGTGGCTTCAGAACAGGTTTTTCTAAAGTGAGTCAACTGCTGTCTAAAGAACTGTTTTATCAGCTACCAGAAGACGCGGAATCCCGCAAATTAGTAGTGTTTTCTGATAGTCGTGAAGATGCCGCTTCTATATCCAATGGAATTGAGCGATCGCACTATGACGATCTAATACGAGAAGCACTTTTTGATGAACTTGGACAACTCGCAATCGGAAAACCCCACCTGTTAGAAGATATTCAACAATACGGTCAGCCTGCTCGTTCTGAATCTATGTTTTTTGTTCAACGTCACCCCAATATAGTAAGCGAGTTAGAGGAAAAGCTTGAATTAGCTAACTCGACCTGGCCAGCAGAACTTTCGCCTGTGGTAGTAAAAAACTTGCAGGAAGATCGAGATAACGCTCAGAAGGTACTCAACGAAATCCAGCAAATAGGCAATACCCGCACAGTTCCTCTCAGAATACTGTTTGAAGGCGACAATCAAGAGCCTGGTTTGCTCATGCAGCGATTGAAAGTTTTGGGGGTCAATCCTGCGGGTAACGATGTCGATTACCAGGAATTTAACTACGACAGTAACTGGCATCATTGGACAACATTATTTGATTTTTCCTCTGATACCGCAGGGTGGAAATCTGATTTATCTTCTGGCGCAGAGGAAAGGCGAGAAAACAAACTCCGATCCAAAGTCAAATCAGAGGTTTGTGACACCGTTTTTAGTCGCCTATACTTTGGCATGGAAGCATCGGGTTTGGGTTATATTCGCCTGAATTTACCTCAAAATCAGAGTGAACATTTAGCAACTAAATGCGGACTTTCAATCTCAATTTTTGAAAGCATATGTGATAGCTGTTTGCGAATTTTAGGTGAATTGTACAGGTATCCGCAAGAACCTCAAGATTATCCGTTAGATGACTGGAAAGACTGGGGTGATGCGCGGTCAAAATTTCGTAAATATATTAAAGAGTGTGCAAAAGCTTGCGGAATTTCAGAACAGGAATTGCAGCAGGCATTAAAATCTGCCATTTGCGAATGCGGTCAGCACCACCACTTTAAACTTAATCCCCGGCATTTATCTGTACGAGTTGCAGTGTCCGATGACCCGGTGTGGCAGTGCGATTCTTGCCAGCGCCCTCACCTGCACAGTGCAGGAGGTATTTGTACTAATTGTTTGGCAAATTTATCAGCGGAACCTAATAAAATATGTGCAGATTTATACGATCGCAATTATTTCGCCACCCAAGCTGTAAATAAGCGTCAACCGTTGCGGTTGCACTGCGAAGAGTTGACCGGACAAACGGACGATCAAGCTGAAAGACAGCGACATTTCCGCAACATCATCGTGAATTTTGGCGAACAAAAAAGAGATTTTATCCCAGCGGTAGATATCATAGATATTTTGAGCGTCACTACCACAATGGAGGTGGGAATTGATATTGGCAGTTTAATGGCTGTTGTGATGGCAAATATGCCGCCGATGCGCTTTAATTACCAGCAGCGTGCGGGTCGCGGGGGTCGCCGCGGTCAGGCTTTCGCGATCGTACTTACTCTCTGTCGGGGTCGATCGCACGATGAATTTTATTACCGCCACCCTGAAAAAATTACGGGCGATCCGCCACCAGTTCCTTTTCTTTCTATGTCACAGGTTGAGATTGTGCAACGCCTCCTAGCCAAAGAATGTTTGAGACGTGCATTTAAGGATGCTAGTGTCACCTGCTGGGAAGTAGAAAAAAAACCGGACAGTCACGGTGAATTTGGAACGCTTAAAAAGTGGAAGGAAACGGAAGAACGCCGCGAACAAGTTCGTAATTGGTTAGAGCAATCAAAGGAAGTCACCGAGATCATAAATTCTCTGCTAGTCGGTGTTGAAGGTATCGATCGCAACAAACTTGAAGAGTATGCACGTCAGGATTTGTTTAAAAAGATTGACGAGTGTGCCAATAACTTAGAATTGACTGGAGATGGATTGGCAGAACGCCTTGCTGAAGGCGGGGTTTTGCCAATGTACGGGATGCCCTCAAGAGTGCGTGATTTGTATCATCACGATCCGTCCCGAAAACAAAAAGTTCCTACTATCGATCGAGATTTAGATTTAGCTGTCTCTGAATTTTCCCCTGGTTCAGAAAAAACTAAAGATAAGCGCATTTATACTGCGATCGGGTTTACAGCATCGTTAATTCCCGACACTAAAAACGGGTTGGTTCCTGCTGGCGAACCTCTGAGCGATCGCCAATGGATGTTAAGATGTCAGCGGTGCCAACATACGGACACTTCTAAGACAACCTTTGAAGATACAATCTGTCCGAAATGTGCGGCAACTGAGGAAGAGGGATTTCGAGTTTTTCAGTGGGCTGTCCCTTTAGCTTTCCGGACCAGCCTCAATCCTGGGGCTGACGCTAAAGATGAATACGATGCGTTAATTACAGGTGCAGCCAGCGTAGCCGAATCACAACCTCAAGATTTTGAGTTAGTAAATAAGACAAATACTCAGACAGCTTTTTCTGAATCCGGCCGCGTTTTCCGGGTGAATGACAATCGAGGACAGCTATTTAAGGGAGCAATCGGAAAAGCAACATTTGGAAGCGGTGATAAACTGTTACCAGATCAGTGGATTGATGAGCGATTTCAGAATAAAAATAATGTGAAGTTTAAACAGCAAGGCGAGTCAGAGCAAATTGCGATCGTTGCCCCAAAAACCACTGGCGTACTACGGATAAAACCCGCTGCTGTACCGGATGGATTGTGCCTCGATCCTATTGCACGCGGTTCCGCTGTCAAAGCTGCTTTCTACTCAGCCGCTTTTATGGTTCGTGCTGTAGCAGCACAGGAGTTAGACATCGATCCTGAAGAATTAGATGTGAGCGGTTTGCGACAGGCTGAATTAGAAGATACTGGGGAAAAAGTAGGAGAAATTGTAATTAGCGATCGGCTTGCTAATGGCTCTGGCTTTACCTACTGGCTAGATAAGCACTGGGAAGACATCCTTTTAGACAAAATTCTGAATTCTCAAAATAGCTTTGCTGAGGCGATAATGTCACCAGAACACCGCCAAAAATGCGACTCTTCTTGTTACGATTGCTTGCAGCAGTACCGCAATATGAACTATCACGGTTTGCTGGATTGGCGTTTGGGGCTTTCCCTACTGCGGGTATTAGCTAATAGTGATTTTCGTTGCGGATTGGATAACGATTTTTCTACTCCTGATTTGGAAAATTGGGTACAGACAGCAACTAAACTGCGTGATACATTTTGTGCATCGTTTAGCCACTGTTCTCCAGAACAATTTGGCATTTTACCAGGTTTGGTAGTAGGTGAGAAAAGAGTTATTATAGTTCATCCTTTATGGAATCAAAACAACAGTATTAGTTTATTGGCTGATGCAATTGCCACCGTAGAAGCTTCCACCCAGATTCGATATCTCGATTCCTTCAATCTCCTGCGTCGGCCAAGTTGGTGTTATCAATCGCTAGGTAATTAG
- a CDS encoding iron-sulfur cluster assembly accessory protein gives MTQATQSQQRGIQITETALQQVKSLQQSQGKELCLRVGVRQGGCSGMSYTMDFEDLSNIREDDEVFDYDGFKVISDRRSLLYLYGLVLDYSNAMIGGGFQFTNPNANQTCGCGKSFSA, from the coding sequence ATGACACAAGCAACTCAGTCTCAACAACGGGGTATCCAAATTACAGAAACCGCCTTGCAGCAGGTTAAGTCACTGCAGCAAAGCCAAGGCAAGGAACTCTGTCTGCGTGTGGGAGTGCGCCAAGGTGGCTGCTCAGGGATGTCCTATACGATGGATTTTGAGGATCTCAGTAATATCCGCGAGGATGATGAGGTTTTTGACTACGATGGCTTTAAAGTTATCAGCGACCGGCGCAGCCTGCTATATCTCTACGGTCTAGTGCTTGACTACAGCAATGCTATGATTGGCGGTGGCTTTCAGTTCACCAACCCGAATGCCAATCAGACTTGTGGCTGTGGCAAGTCATTTTCTGCTTAA
- a CDS encoding homogentisate phytyltransferase — MSQISSQKSPTSQPESSKPGFLQQSVSSLYAFWKFSRPHTIVGTSLSVLALYSITYAENTGTGFTGIPWVQLFGTWIACLCGNVYIVGLNQLEDVEIDKINKPHLPIAAGEFSRRQAQLIVAITGILALLLALLLGPWLLGMVSISLALGTAYSLPPVRLKRFPFWASFCIFTVRGVVVNLGLFLHFNWVFLQLEKLSVPSIPPTIWALTLFILVFTFAIAIFKDIPDMEGDRQYNITTFTLQMGAPAVFNLARWVLTVCYLSLTLAGWLWLPSVNPLFLTITHLIALSLMWWRSKQVDLRDKAEIAQFYQFIWKLFFLEYLIFPSACFLA, encoded by the coding sequence ATGAGCCAGATTTCTTCTCAAAAATCTCCAACTTCACAACCTGAGTCTTCCAAACCTGGCTTTTTACAGCAATCAGTTTCCTCGCTTTATGCCTTCTGGAAGTTCTCTCGCCCCCACACAATTGTTGGCACGAGTCTGAGTGTTTTGGCGTTGTACTCAATCACTTATGCTGAAAACACCGGCACTGGTTTCACCGGCATCCCGTGGGTGCAACTCTTCGGCACTTGGATTGCCTGTCTGTGTGGCAATGTTTACATTGTCGGGCTAAACCAGCTAGAAGATGTAGAAATTGACAAAATTAATAAGCCACATTTGCCGATAGCTGCCGGTGAGTTTTCGCGCCGGCAAGCCCAGCTGATTGTGGCAATTACCGGCATTCTAGCCCTGCTGCTGGCACTGTTGTTAGGGCCGTGGTTGTTGGGCATGGTGAGTATCAGTTTAGCCTTGGGAACGGCTTATTCCCTGCCGCCGGTGCGCTTAAAACGCTTTCCCTTTTGGGCATCTTTTTGTATTTTTACCGTCCGGGGAGTGGTTGTTAATTTAGGCTTGTTTCTTCATTTTAACTGGGTGTTCTTGCAGTTAGAAAAGCTGAGCGTCCCGAGCATTCCCCCCACGATTTGGGCGCTGACGCTGTTTATTTTGGTCTTTACCTTTGCAATTGCCATCTTTAAAGATATCCCCGATATGGAAGGTGATCGGCAATACAACATCACCACTTTTACCCTGCAAATGGGTGCGCCGGCAGTATTTAATCTTGCCCGATGGGTGTTAACCGTCTGCTACCTTTCCCTCACGCTTGCCGGTTGGCTTTGGTTGCCGAGCGTTAATCCGCTATTCTTAACCATCACGCATCTGATTGCCTTGAGTTTGATGTGGTGGCGCAGCAAGCAGGTAGATTTGCGAGATAAAGCCGAAATCGCACAGTTTTACCAATTTATTTGGAAACTCTTTTTCTTGGAATATCTGATATTTCCTTCCGCCTGTTTTTTGGCTTAA